In one window of Duganella dendranthematis DNA:
- a CDS encoding ATP-binding protein, whose protein sequence is MSLSSNDTLIVAVSVLFAVLVGLLSLVMNVRQKAARDAARQRSQESERRARVLADTLPLLIAYLDRDLRYRFANAHYRAQWGLEPQDMLGKTVSEVFGPAAGPWLEDLKSALAGRRLHYERDFQGPSGVDHFLVDLVPDVAPDGRVAGFYLTAMNITDRKNSEQRAEAASRAKSEFVANMSHEIRTPMNAVLGVAYLLENTPLTQAQKEYVGMIRSSGQMLLGVLNDVLDFSKIEAGRMELAPQPFLLREVLDSLSNVMSLPANARGISLAIDADDEVPAVLVGDAMRLQQILLNLVGNAVKFTERGGVSVRVMLEPAAAEQGLRLRFTVRDSGIGMDLEQQSRLFSAFNQADASTTRRFGGTGLGLAICRRLTELMGGDISVRSTPGAGSEFVVTLPFGVADEDVPVEHPALQTAAAQGWLMSETPALQDAPPEPEPALAPRLQGLRLLLVEDHPLNQLVARGMLEHAGASVEVAENGQLAVDRLRDRAEDYDIVLMDVQMAVMDGFEATRHIRHTLGLKLPVLAMTAGVMQSEQDQCIDAGMDDFIAKPLDVEQMLDTISRHWDAIRAR, encoded by the coding sequence TTGTCCTTGTCTTCCAACGATACCCTGATCGTTGCTGTGTCGGTGCTGTTTGCCGTGCTGGTCGGCCTGTTGTCGCTGGTGATGAACGTGCGCCAGAAGGCGGCGCGCGACGCGGCCCGGCAACGCAGTCAGGAAAGCGAACGGCGCGCGCGCGTGCTGGCCGACACACTGCCATTACTGATCGCTTACCTCGACCGCGACCTGCGCTACCGCTTCGCCAACGCCCATTACCGCGCGCAGTGGGGCCTGGAGCCGCAGGATATGTTGGGCAAAACCGTCAGTGAGGTATTCGGTCCGGCGGCCGGACCATGGCTGGAGGATTTGAAGTCGGCGCTGGCCGGGCGTCGCTTGCATTACGAACGCGACTTCCAGGGCCCTAGTGGCGTTGACCACTTTCTGGTCGATCTGGTGCCGGACGTCGCGCCGGACGGCCGCGTGGCCGGCTTCTACCTGACCGCGATGAATATCACCGACCGCAAGAACAGCGAGCAGCGCGCCGAAGCCGCCAGCCGCGCAAAGAGCGAGTTTGTCGCCAATATGAGTCACGAGATCCGCACGCCGATGAACGCGGTACTGGGCGTGGCCTACCTGCTGGAGAACACGCCGCTGACCCAGGCGCAGAAGGAATACGTGGGCATGATACGGTCGTCCGGCCAGATGCTGCTGGGTGTCCTGAACGACGTGCTGGATTTTTCCAAGATCGAGGCCGGACGCATGGAGCTGGCGCCGCAGCCATTCCTGCTGAGGGAAGTGCTGGACTCATTATCCAACGTGATGTCGCTGCCGGCCAATGCGCGCGGCATCAGCCTTGCCATCGACGCCGACGACGAAGTGCCGGCAGTGCTGGTGGGCGACGCCATGCGCCTGCAGCAAATTCTCCTCAACCTGGTGGGCAATGCAGTCAAGTTCACGGAGCGCGGCGGCGTTTCGGTGCGGGTGATGCTGGAGCCGGCCGCGGCGGAGCAGGGCTTGCGGCTGCGTTTCACGGTGCGCGACTCCGGCATCGGCATGGACCTGGAACAGCAGAGCCGCCTGTTCTCTGCCTTTAATCAGGCCGACGCCTCGACCACGCGGCGCTTCGGCGGCACCGGCCTGGGACTGGCGATCTGCCGCCGTTTGACGGAGCTGATGGGCGGCGATATCTCGGTGCGCAGCACGCCGGGCGCCGGCAGCGAGTTTGTAGTGACGCTGCCGTTTGGCGTGGCCGACGAAGACGTCCCGGTCGAGCATCCGGCCTTGCAGACCGCCGCCGCGCAGGGCTGGTTGATGTCGGAGACGCCGGCCTTGCAGGACGCGCCGCCGGAACCCGAGCCAGCGCTCGCCCCCCGGCTGCAAGGACTGCGGCTGCTGCTGGTAGAAGATCATCCGCTGAATCAGCTGGTGGCGCGCGGCATGCTGGAACACGCCGGCGCCAGTGTGGAGGTGGCGGAAAACGGCCAGCTGGCTGTCGACCGCCTGCGCGACCGCGCCGAAGACTACGACATCGTGCTGATGGACGTGCAGATGGCGGTGATGGACGGCTTCGAGGCCACGCGCCACATCCGCCACACGCTGGGCCTGAAACTGCCGGTTCTGGCGATGACGGCCGGCGTGATGCAATCGGAGCAGGACCAGTGCATCGATGCCGGCATGGACGATTTCATCGCCAAACCGTTGGATGTGGAGCAGATGCTGGACACCATTTCGCGCCATTGGGATGCAATTCGCGCCCGCTGA
- a CDS encoding DUF2141 domain-containing protein — protein MSKLILASLLAVCFSAHAADLTIHVDGVASAEGNVMIAVYNSADTFLAKPLRAVQAPAHNGTVEVKVADLLVGDYAFAVYHDANANGKMDRNMVGMPTEDYAFSNNAFGKRGAPRFEEARIVLPADGALTAVNLR, from the coding sequence ATGTCCAAATTGATCCTTGCCTCGCTGCTTGCTGTTTGCTTCTCCGCCCATGCCGCCGACCTGACCATCCATGTTGACGGCGTTGCCAGCGCCGAAGGCAATGTCATGATCGCCGTCTACAACTCGGCCGACACCTTCCTTGCCAAGCCGCTGCGCGCGGTGCAGGCGCCGGCCCACAACGGCACGGTGGAAGTGAAAGTGGCCGACCTGCTGGTTGGCGACTACGCCTTCGCCGTCTACCACGACGCCAACGCCAACGGCAAAATGGACCGCAACATGGTCGGCATGCCGACCGAGGACTACGCCTTCAGCAACAACGCCTTCGGCAAGCGCGGCGCGCCACGCTTCGAGGAAGCCCGCATCGTGCTGCCGGCCGATGGCGCCCTCACCGCTGTCAACCTGCGCTGA